CGAAGTCCTCGGGCCATGCGGTCAGCTGCACCTGAGCGCCGCCGGCGGTGACGACGTCGTGCAGGTTGCTCCGCTCGACGGTGGAGAGCAGCAGGACCTCGTCGTCGCGGTTGACCGGGTCGGCGCGCAGCCAGGCGTCGAACCCGTCGAAGCTGGTGGCGCCGGTCGCCAGGTACGGCACCAGCCGGCGGAACAGCTTCGGCCAGATCACCAGCGTCTCGAGGGCGGCCAGGTCGGCGACGGTCGCCGCCGCGTTCGGGTCCGCCGTGGACCTCGCCCACAGTCCCCTCGACGCGGCCCGCGCCGCCCGCGACGTCGCTGCGAGGTGCGTGCGTAACTCCGCGGGCAGGGTCGCGTAGAACGCCGGGTAGGCGAGGCCGGCGGCGAGCAGCCGGGCGTTCACCGACTGGTCGAGCTGCGGCGTCTCCAGGAACAGCACGGCGCCGTCCACCGGGCCGGCGTCCCCGGCGTAGACGAACCCGACCAGCCGCCCGTTCGCGTCGACGCCGTTGGAGAGCACGTGCCCCCGCACCGTGTCCTGGTCGGCGGAGCGCACCTTGTTGGGCTGGTCCGGGAAGAACTCGACGTTCGTGAAGCCGAGCGTCGCCAGCAGCACGTTTCGCGCTCCTTCGGCGCCCGCGAGCTCCTGGCGCACCTCGCCGAAGTGGGTCTCCAGCGCGTCGATCGCCTCCAGGCGCACCGAGACGCCACGGGCGCCGAGGTCGGGCGCGCGGCCGGAGAAGCGGGGCAGGGTTTCGACCAGGGCCGGGCTGTCCGGCCGGAACTTGACCGTGTCGCCGTCCGGCTCCGGACCCTGTTGCGGGAGGTCGGGATAACGAATAACAAATGAACCCTTGAGCAACGTGTAGCTCACGAACGACTCCGTTCACGTCATGATTCCGTCAGCGCCGAGCACTTCCTCGAATAAGGCGGAATCCGGTAGGGTCTTCGACGGTCGTACCGCGACCTACGCCCATGCTGCGTCAGGATGACGAATTCCAGAAAGCGCATCGACCACTATTCCGTGCGGAGGCCGAACCCCCTGCTGCACTCGGACACCGGCGATCACGGACGCAGCAGGCAAATCAGTGGTCACGCCGGGCACTACGTCCTACCGTCAGCCGTTGTCCCAGGTAACGGCGGTTATCACGATGGCCGCCCCGATGAATTGAAGGTAGTATCTCCACATGGAGACAATGCCTCCGGTTGTTGCCCGTTCCCCACTGTCCGCAGTGGCCGACCTTCCGCAGTACGAACTGGACCTTGCGCCGACCATCGGTGTCCTGACCCGCCGGGCCCAGCGCGACGCCGACCGTGATCGCGCCCGCATCCTGGAGACAGCCCGCGAGGTGTTCGCGGTCTACGGGCTCGACGTCACGCTCGACGACATCGCGCGCTTCGGCGGCCTGAGCGTCCGCACCGTCCGGCGCGCGTTCCCGACCCGCGAACTCCTGGTCGAGACGCTGTTCGACCAGGCGCTCACCGACCTCGCGTCGGCCGCCGAGGAAGCCGCCGAGCACCCCGATCCGCTGCTGGGCTTCCTCGGATTCCTCAGCGAGTCGGCGCAGGTGCAGGAGCGCAACTCCGGGCTCCGCATGCTGCTGCAGGGCGAGTCGACCGCCCCGCGCGCCGTCGAGACCGCCCGCACCCGCCTGCTCCCCGGCCTGACCCGGCTGGTCGAGCGCGCCCGGGAATCCGGTGTCGTCCCGGCGGAGATGCAACCGACCGACCTGCCCGCACTGCAGTTCGTACTGGGCAACATGACCGAGTACGCGGAGAACGTCGAACCCGAGCTGTGGCAGCGCTACCTGGCGATACTGCTCGACGGTCTGCAGACGACCGCCGCCGGGTGCGGTCTCGACGCGCTGCCCGGTGGACGGCTCGCGCTGGACTGACGCGCCGGTACGACCACGGTCGTACTGCGAGATACCGCGCTAGGACCACGCGGATGCGTGCGTCGCCCCCGTAACGTCTGGTCTGTCAACTGATTCGTCAGTGACCCGGAAGACCGACGGACGACGGGGAGCACCGTGGGGACGGTACTGATCGGCATCGCACTCGCGCTGCTGTCGTCCGTGGCCTACGCCGGTGCGGCCGTCGTCCAGGAACGACTTGCCGAGCTCCCGGTCCGGCGGCTGGCCCGCCACCCGCGGTGGTGGATCGCGACCGCGCTCAACGGCGTCGCGGCGCTGCTGCACCTGGCCGCGCTCCGAGCGGGTCCGCTCTCGTTGATCCAGGCGCTGGGCGTCCTGACGCTTCCGCTCGCTGTGCCGTTGGCGGCGGTGACCTGGCGTCGACGGGTATCGGGCACCGAGTGGAACGGCATCGCGTTCACGCTGGCCGGCCTGGTGGGTTTGGTGCTGCTGATCGGGCCCGCCGGCACCGGCGTCGCGCTGACGCTGCC
The Cryptosporangium minutisporangium DNA segment above includes these coding regions:
- a CDS encoding lamin tail domain-containing protein: MSYTLLKGSFVIRYPDLPQQGPEPDGDTVKFRPDSPALVETLPRFSGRAPDLGARGVSVRLEAIDALETHFGEVRQELAGAEGARNVLLATLGFTNVEFFPDQPNKVRSADQDTVRGHVLSNGVDANGRLVGFVYAGDAGPVDGAVLFLETPQLDQSVNARLLAAGLAYPAFYATLPAELRTHLAATSRAARAASRGLWARSTADPNAAATVADLAALETLVIWPKLFRRLVPYLATGATSFDGFDAWLRADPVNRDDEVLLLSTVERSNLHDVVTAGGAQVQLTAWPEDFVISPDPALPGVPTGPQHGVPGDVLIVAALPNPLGTDRGHESVTLLNVSSAAVALDGWALVDTAGGRYELSGTLAAGGVIQATLGGALALGNTGDTITLVAAKGMTIDQVTYKADEVRPGRTITFGR
- a CDS encoding TetR/AcrR family transcriptional regulator, with protein sequence METMPPVVARSPLSAVADLPQYELDLAPTIGVLTRRAQRDADRDRARILETAREVFAVYGLDVTLDDIARFGGLSVRTVRRAFPTRELLVETLFDQALTDLASAAEEAAEHPDPLLGFLGFLSESAQVQERNSGLRMLLQGESTAPRAVETARTRLLPGLTRLVERARESGVVPAEMQPTDLPALQFVLGNMTEYAENVEPELWQRYLAILLDGLQTTAAGCGLDALPGGRLALD